A genomic stretch from Cloacibacterium caeni includes:
- a CDS encoding MotA/TolQ/ExbB proton channel family protein, translated as MFLQATTTIINNKVTEKQVFSLWDVLFSGGIIGNTIMIAIFLLGILALYVFFERYFFIKRASKETPNFLENIKDCIHDGRIQSAIDLCRRTDSPEARMIEKGLTRIGRPISDISNAMQNQGQLEVSKLEKNLNILASASGAAPMLGFLGTVVGMIMAFFEISNVTGAVSPKLLASGIYTAMATTAVGLFVGIPAYFFYNILVTNVDRLVLKIQTHVNEFLDTLNKPL; from the coding sequence ATGTTTTTACAAGCCACGACTACTATCATTAACAATAAAGTGACAGAGAAACAAGTATTTTCACTTTGGGATGTACTTTTCAGCGGAGGAATTATAGGAAATACAATTATGATTGCCATTTTCCTTTTGGGAATTTTAGCATTATATGTTTTTTTCGAAAGATATTTTTTCATCAAAAGAGCTTCTAAAGAAACGCCTAATTTTTTAGAAAATATTAAAGACTGCATTCATGACGGAAGAATACAATCTGCTATAGATTTATGCAGAAGAACAGATTCACCAGAAGCCAGAATGATAGAAAAAGGCTTAACCAGAATAGGAAGACCCATTTCTGATATTTCAAATGCAATGCAAAACCAAGGACAGTTAGAAGTTTCTAAATTAGAAAAAAACCTGAATATTCTCGCTTCAGCTTCTGGAGCAGCTCCAATGTTAGGCTTCTTAGGAACGGTAGTCGGAATGATTATGGCGTTTTTCGAGATTTCTAATGTTACGGGAGCAGTTTCTCCTAAACTATTAGCATCGGGAATTTATACTGCGATGGCTACTACTGCAGTAGGTTTATTCGTGGGAATTCCTGCCTATTTTTTCTATAATATTTTGGTGACCAATGTAGATAGATTGGTGCTAAAAATTCAAACTCACGTGAATGAGTTTTTAGATACACTAAACAAACCACTTTAA
- a CDS encoding ExbD/TolR family protein has translation MELKRRNRVSAEFSMASMTDIIFLLLIFFMITSSAISQSAIDVNLPKAAAQDPSVTDPTTVTINADGKYFVNDLETPKEQLEQDIVKLVEGSPNPTFTIRADENCKHKDVVYAMEIAEKNKYGLAIATVQE, from the coding sequence ATGGAATTGAAAAGAAGAAATAGAGTAAGTGCCGAGTTCAGTATGGCTTCGATGACAGATATTATCTTTCTGTTATTGATATTCTTTATGATTACCAGTTCAGCCATCAGCCAAAGCGCAATAGATGTGAATTTGCCAAAAGCTGCAGCTCAAGATCCTAGCGTTACAGACCCTACAACTGTTACAATAAATGCAGATGGCAAGTATTTTGTAAATGATTTAGAAACGCCAAAAGAACAATTAGAACAAGATATTGTAAAATTGGTAGAAGGTTCACCTAATCCTACTTTTACGATTAGAGCAGACGAAAATTGCAAGCATAAAGATGTAGTTTATGCCATGGAAATCGCCGAAAAAAACAAATATGGCTTAGCGATTGCTACGGTTCAAGAATAA